One segment of Hippopotamus amphibius kiboko isolate mHipAmp2 chromosome 2, mHipAmp2.hap2, whole genome shotgun sequence DNA contains the following:
- the SENP8 gene encoding sentrin-specific protease 8, whose translation MDPVVLSYMDSLLRQSDVSLLDPPSWLNDHVIGFAFEYFANSQFRDCSDHVCFISPEVTQFIKCAGNPAEIAMFLEPLDLPHKRVVFLAINDNSNQAAGGTHWSLLVYLQDKNSFFHYDSHSRSNSVHAKQVAEKLEAFLGRKGDKLAFVEEKAPAQQNSYDCGMYVICNTEALCQNFFRQQPESLLQLLTPTYITKKRGEWKDLIARLAKN comes from the coding sequence ATGGACCCAGTAGTCTTGAGTTACATGGACAGTCTACTGCGGCAGTCAGATGTCTCACTATTGGATCCTCCAAGCTGGCTCAATGACCATGTTATTGGGTTTGCCTTTGAGTACTTTGCCAACAGTCAGTTTCGTGACTGTTCTGACCACGTCTGCTTCATCAGCCCCGAAGTTACCCAGTTCATCAAGTGCGCTGGCAACCCAGCAGAGATCGCCATGTTCCTTGAACCCTTGGACCTCCCACACAAGAGAGTTGTATTTTTAGCCATCAACGATAATTCCAACCAGGCAGCTGGGGGAACCCATTGGAGTTTGTTGGTTTATCTTCAAGATAAAAATAGCTTTTTTCATTATGATTCTCATAGTAGGAGCAACTCAGTCCATGCAAAGCAGGTAGCAGAGAAACTGGAGGCTTTCTTAGGCAGAAAAGGAGACAAACTGGCCTTTGTGGAAGAGAAAGCCCCTGCTCAACAAAACAGCTATGACTGTGGGATGTACGTGATATGTAACACTGAGGCCTTGTGTCAGAACTTCTTCAGGCAACAGCCAGAATCACTACTGCAGCTACTCACTCCTACATACATCacaaagaagagaggagaatGGAAAGATCTCATTGCCAGACTTGCTAAAAATTAG